The sequence AAAATTGTACTATCGATATCTTTATATTGAATATCAGTATCTGGAAAATGTTGTCCGATATCTCCTAGAGCTAAGGCTCCAAGCATAGCATCCATAATAGCGTGAATTAATACATCCCCATCAGAATGTCCAAGAACTCCTTTAATATGAGGAATTTCAATACCACCCAAGATTAGTTTTCTTCCTTCTACAAGTTTATGAACATCATATCCATTACCAATTCTAAACATTATTGCACTCCCATCTTTCATAAATTTGGTTATAAAATTCTAAAATCTCATCTTTTGTAACAGTTGATGTCCCCATCTTACCAACTACAATACCAGCAGCAGTATTAGCTATTTTAGCTGCCTCATGCCAATCTACACCAGCAGCACTAGCTAGAGTAAAAACAGATATAACAGTATCACCAGCTCCAGTGACATCATAGACTTCTTTAGCGAAAGTAGGGATATTTATAATTTCGTTTAAAAATAGGCTCATTCCTTCTTCACTTCTAGTAAGTAAGAGATTATCAAGTTGTAATTTTTCTTTTAATTCTTTTCCAAGAGCTTCAAAATCAGTAACATTATTTTTACCTAAGCATTCCATAGCTTCCTTTCTATTAGGTGTCATAGATGTAGCACCAATGTAATTCATAGCATTTTTAGGTTTAGGATCAACAGTAACTATCTTATTTTTAGCTTTACAAATTTTGACAATCTCTTTAGCAACTTTTGGAGTGAGGACCCCTTTGTCATAATCAGATAGGATAACAGCATCGAGTGAGTCAATTTTAGATTTAAAATTTTCTAATAAAAGCTCTTCTAGTTCTTTTGAAATAGTTTCTGCTTTTTCCCAATCAATTCTTAAAAGTTGTTGATTTCCAGCTAATATTCTTCTCTTAACAATAGTAGGAATCTCCTTTGTTCTAATAATACCTGAACTA comes from Fusobacterium necrogenes and encodes:
- the rfaE1 gene encoding D-glycero-beta-D-manno-heptose-7-phosphate kinase, producing the protein MKNRLDLQKILDSFKNIKIGVVGDLMLDDYIIGVVDRISPEAPVPVVNVKEERFVLGGAANVVNNLSVLEAQTICFGVIGTDTNGDRLLKTFDEKGIDSSGIIRTKEIPTIVKRRILAGNQQLLRIDWEKAETISKELEELLLENFKSKIDSLDAVILSDYDKGVLTPKVAKEIVKICKAKNKIVTVDPKPKNAMNYIGATSMTPNRKEAMECLGKNNVTDFEALGKELKEKLQLDNLLLTRSEEGMSLFLNEIINIPTFAKEVYDVTGAGDTVISVFTLASAAGVDWHEAAKIANTAAGIVVGKMGTSTVTKDEILEFYNQIYERWECNNV